A single genomic interval of Rhinopithecus roxellana isolate Shanxi Qingling chromosome 11, ASM756505v1, whole genome shotgun sequence harbors:
- the DCLRE1C gene encoding protein artemis isoform X4 translates to MFLFQGNNGTVLYTGDFRLAQGEVARMELLHSGGRVKDIQSVYLDTTFCDPRFYQIPSREECLSGILELVRSWITRSPYHVVWLNCKAAYGYEYLFTNLSEELGVQVHVNKLDMFRNMPDILHHLTTDRNTQIHACRHPKAEEYFQWSKLPCGITSRNRIPLHIISIKPSTMWFGERSRKTNVIVRTGESSYRACFSFHSSYSEIKDFLSYVCPVNAYPNVIPVGTTMDKVVEILKPLCRSSQSMEPKYKPLGKLKRARTIHQDSEEEDDYLFDDPLPIPLRHKLPYQETFQPEVFSMTAVSEKQPEKLRQTPGCCKTESMQSSRFTNFVDCEESNSESEEELGIPASLQGDLGSVLHQQKADGDVPQWEVFFKRNDEITDENFPSSIEAGGSQSPKLFSDSDGESTHISSQNSSQSTHITEQGSQGWDSQSDTVLLSSQERNSGDITSLDKGDYRPTIKENIPASLMEQNVICPKDTCSDLKSRVQDVTTVPSTGEPITLSSEKHIPEEKSLLNLSANVDSQSSSDFEVPSTPEAELPKREHLQYLYEKLATGESIAVKKRKCSLLDI, encoded by the exons agtCAAAGACATCCAAAGTGTATATTTAGATACTACTTTCTGCGATCCGAGATTTTACCAAATTCCAAGTCGG GAGGAGTGTTTAAGTGGAATCTTAGAGCTGGTTCGAAGCTGGATCACTCGGAGCCCGTACCACGTTGTGTGGCTGAACTGCAAAGCAGCTTATGGCTATGAATATTTGTTCACCAACCTTAGTGAAGAATTAGGAGTCCAG GTTCATGTGAATAAGCTAGATATGTTTAGGAACATGCCTGACATCCTTCATCACCTCACAACGGACCGCAACACTCAGATCCATGCATGCCGGCATCCCAAG gcAGAGGAATATTTTCAGTGGAGCAAATTACCCTGTGGAATTACTTCCAGAAATAGAATTCCACTCCACATAATCAGTATTAAGCCATCCACCATGTGGTTtggagaaagaagcagaaaaacaaatgtaattgtGAG GACTGGAGAGAGTTCATACagagcttgtttttcttttcactccTCGTACAGTGAG attaaAGATTTCTTGAGCTACGTCTGTCCTGTGAACGCATATCCAAATGTCATTCCAGTTGGCACAACTATGGATAAAGTTGTCGAAAT CTTAAAGCCTTTATGCCGGTCTTCCCAAAGTATGGAGCCAAAGTATAAACCACTGGGAAAACTGAAGAGAGCCAGAACAATCCACCAAGACTCAG AGGAGGAAGATGACTATCTCTTTGATGATCCTCTGCCAATACCTTTAAGGCACAAACTTCCATACCAGGAAACTTTTCAACCTGAGGTATTTTCAATGACTGCAGTATCAGAAAAGCAGCCTGAAAAACTGAGACAAACTCCAGGATGCTGCAAAACAGAGAGTATGCAGAGCTCTCGTTTCACAAACTTTGTAGATTGTGAAGAATCCAACAGTGAAAGTGAAGAAGAATTAGGAATCCCAGCTTCACTGCAAGGAGATCTGGGCTCTGTACTTCACCAGCAAAAGGCTGATGGGGATGTACCCCAGTGGGAAGtattctttaaaagaaatgatgaaatcaCAGATGAGAACTTCCCTTCCTCCATAGAGGCAGGGGGATCTCAGTCACCGAAGCTTTTCAGTGACTCTGATGGAGAATCAACTCACATCTCCTCCCAGAATTCTTCCCAGTCAACACACATAACAGAACAAGGAAGTCAAGGCTGGGACAGCCAATCTGATACTGTTTTGTTATCCTCCCAAGAGAGAAACAGTGGGGATATTACTTCCTTGGACAAAGGTGACTACAGACCAACAATCAAAGAGAATATTCCTGCCTCTCTAATGGAACAAAATGTAATTTGCCCAAAGGATACTTGTTCTGATTTGAAAAGCCGAGTTCAAGATGTAACAACAGTTCCTAGTACTGGAGAACCAATTACTCTAAGCAGTGAGAAACATATACCTGAGGAAAAAAGTTTGCTAAATCTTAGCGCAAATGTGGATTCCCAGAGCTCTTCTGATTTTGAAGTTCCCTCAACTCCAGAAGCTGAGTTACCTAAACGAGAGCATTTACAATATTTATATGAGAAGCTGGCAACTGGTGAGAGTATAgcagtcaaaaaaagaaaatgctcactCTTAGATATCTAA